A genome region from Fodinibius salicampi includes the following:
- the sppA gene encoding signal peptide peptidase SppA → MNFFKTIIATMIGLFLAMGLFTIILFITVSSSSQEPEPYVQDNTILKIDLRGALPQRTTTSPLDELMGSNNNKASLETLKENLKKAQSHDNIKGILLQIDYVSESWANLEEAHRLISTFRDSSDKFIYANTNDIGYNEKGYFLATAADSVFAPPETFFEFDGFYSEVTFYDGLFEKLGIEAEVTRHGKYKGAVEPYYRREMSEENEYQMNQLLNEVNNTFITAVSPKSGRSAEELNSILNDQPRLTTQFAYDEQLIDSLLYADQLDKHIEKRIGLEEDESFKTISNSRYARVTPSSAGLSTTSSSHKIAVLHASGPIMPNADSNSPFLDQQLITADFFDEQLQKIRDDEDVKALVIHVDSPGGSGSTSDAIWRNIKTLKDEMPVIVSMGGVAASGGYYIAMAADTIVAQPTTITGSIGVFGTKLNTREFFNDKIGITFDDVKTHEHADWLSPNRGFTEAEQKAFQQFIDGFYEVFIQKAADSRNMDVERMDELAQGRVWTGADAKENGLIDLLGGLDTAIQTAAEKAELTEYSLQKYPSEKSFYELLMSSTAAKVKNWLGDSWISTLGGKQLQEQLPLLKKQQALTLFPYHIEIQ, encoded by the coding sequence ATGAACTTTTTCAAGACGATTATCGCCACCATGATCGGCCTTTTCCTGGCTATGGGGTTATTTACTATTATTCTATTTATTACGGTATCCAGCAGTTCACAGGAACCGGAACCTTATGTACAGGATAATACTATTTTAAAAATTGATCTTCGGGGTGCCCTACCACAGCGTACAACCACCAGCCCCCTGGATGAATTGATGGGCAGTAATAATAATAAAGCCTCACTGGAGACATTAAAAGAAAATCTGAAAAAAGCCCAAAGTCACGATAATATAAAAGGTATTCTTCTTCAAATAGATTATGTATCGGAGTCATGGGCTAATCTTGAGGAAGCTCATCGCCTTATCAGTACATTTCGGGACAGCTCAGATAAGTTTATTTATGCCAATACCAACGATATTGGCTACAACGAAAAGGGCTACTTTCTTGCCACGGCCGCTGATTCTGTTTTTGCTCCGCCGGAAACCTTCTTTGAATTTGACGGTTTTTACAGCGAAGTCACCTTTTATGACGGATTGTTTGAAAAACTGGGGATAGAAGCAGAAGTGACACGCCATGGCAAATATAAAGGAGCCGTGGAACCCTACTATCGCAGGGAAATGTCGGAAGAAAACGAGTATCAAATGAATCAGCTGCTCAATGAGGTTAACAATACTTTCATTACAGCTGTCAGCCCAAAAAGCGGCCGCAGTGCGGAAGAGCTTAATAGTATTTTGAACGATCAACCCCGACTTACTACCCAATTTGCTTATGATGAGCAATTGATCGATTCCCTGTTATATGCTGATCAGCTGGATAAACACATAGAAAAACGAATAGGACTTGAAGAGGACGAATCCTTCAAAACGATCTCCAACAGTCGTTATGCGCGGGTTACCCCCTCTTCGGCAGGACTCTCCACGACCTCTTCCTCTCATAAAATTGCGGTCCTTCATGCCAGCGGGCCTATTATGCCCAATGCTGATTCAAATTCTCCCTTTTTGGACCAGCAACTTATCACCGCTGACTTTTTTGATGAACAGCTCCAAAAAATTCGGGATGATGAGGATGTCAAAGCACTGGTAATACATGTTGACAGTCCCGGCGGTTCGGGCAGTACTTCCGATGCTATATGGCGCAACATTAAAACGCTCAAGGATGAAATGCCGGTCATAGTATCTATGGGTGGAGTTGCAGCTTCCGGCGGCTATTATATTGCTATGGCTGCTGATACTATTGTTGCCCAGCCAACGACTATCACCGGTTCGATTGGAGTGTTTGGCACCAAATTGAATACCCGTGAATTCTTTAATGATAAAATCGGTATTACTTTTGACGATGTAAAAACCCATGAGCATGCAGACTGGCTTTCACCAAACCGGGGCTTTACTGAAGCTGAACAAAAGGCCTTTCAACAGTTTATAGACGGCTTTTATGAAGTCTTCATACAGAAAGCCGCAGATTCGCGAAATATGGATGTAGAGCGTATGGATGAACTGGCACAGGGACGGGTCTGGACCGGGGCAGATGCCAAGGAGAATGGACTCATCGACCTGCTGGGAGGACTGGACACGGCTATTCAAACGGCTGCGGAAAAGGCGGAACTCACTGAATACAGCCTTCAAAAATATCCCAGTGAAAAATCCTTTTATGAATTACTTATGAGTTCAACGGCAGCCAAAGTTAAAAACTGGCTGGGAGATAGTTGGATAAGCACGCTTGGGGGCAAACAATTACAGGAACAGCTACCACTTTTAAAGAAACAGCAAGCCCTGACACTCTTCCCTTATCATATAGAAATTCAATAA
- a CDS encoding MBL fold metallo-hydrolase, with amino-acid sequence MKVGSLNIEILSEGRFEMFRDGHINRAPEEDSPESNGPEIDTQSSIVGINPILVQQNSKNILLDTGLGWGLDAGSDNKHVSNVRTNLSIFGLEPADITHVILSHLHYDHAAGCSYSDNESKTRPTFPNATYYLHQKEWEYALSQVKTSFDKPGAGYQLDDLYRLIADGHITLLRDDQTEITEGISTILSGGHTAGHQIVHMKSNDESAYYLSDLLPSSSHLNHYSMRGLDLYPLEAKKQKVQLLNKAYEEQAILLFYHSKHSQSGRLIKDDDKQFVLADIPQG; translated from the coding sequence ATGAAAGTTGGTTCTCTGAATATTGAAATTTTGAGTGAAGGACGTTTTGAAATGTTCAGAGATGGGCATATAAACCGTGCTCCGGAAGAAGATTCGCCGGAATCTAACGGCCCTGAAATAGATACACAATCATCTATTGTAGGTATTAATCCTATTCTGGTTCAACAAAACTCAAAAAACATCTTGCTGGATACCGGGCTGGGATGGGGCCTTGATGCCGGAAGTGACAACAAGCATGTTTCCAATGTACGGACCAATCTTTCTATATTCGGACTAGAACCGGCGGATATAACACATGTCATTCTTAGCCATCTTCACTACGACCATGCTGCCGGATGCTCATATAGCGATAATGAATCCAAAACCCGTCCCACCTTTCCCAATGCCACTTATTATCTTCATCAAAAAGAATGGGAGTATGCTCTTTCTCAAGTAAAAACCAGCTTTGACAAACCCGGAGCAGGATATCAATTAGATGACTTATACCGGCTCATTGCTGATGGCCATATCACCTTACTCCGAGATGACCAAACTGAAATTACGGAGGGTATTTCTACTATTTTAAGTGGGGGGCATACGGCTGGTCACCAAATAGTTCACATGAAAAGCAATGATGAAAGTGCCTACTATTTATCCGACCTGCTCCCCTCTTCTTCCCATCTTAATCATTATAGTATGCGGGGACTGGACCTGTATCCACTGGAGGCAAAAAAACAGAAAGTACAGCTATTGAACAAGGCCTATGAAGAGCAGGCCATCTTACTGTTCTATCACTCCAAACACAGTCAATCGGGGCGCCTCATCAAGGATGATGACAAACAATTTGTACTGGCAGACATTCCTCAAGGATAA